A genomic segment from Rubrobacter tropicus encodes:
- a CDS encoding RNA polymerase sigma factor, with the protein MDLREGGSAVVPEEASLVERAKGGDAAAYEELVRGHQAVAFRTAFTITGDAAEAEDAAQEAFVKVYRTLNRFRSGAPFRPWLLTVVANEARNRRRAAGRRFGLTLRAAEYGTQSVPPSPETTVVAEERRAELLGAIEGLREEDREVISLRYFLELSEAEAASVVGCARGTIKSRLSRAVGRLREKMMEAQDATG; encoded by the coding sequence ATGGATCTCCGAGAGGGAGGATCGGCCGTAGTCCCGGAGGAAGCATCGCTGGTCGAGAGGGCTAAGGGTGGCGACGCCGCCGCGTACGAGGAACTGGTGCGCGGGCACCAAGCCGTGGCCTTCCGGACGGCTTTTACGATCACGGGCGACGCCGCGGAGGCAGAAGACGCCGCCCAGGAGGCTTTCGTGAAAGTCTATAGAACCTTGAACCGTTTCCGCTCCGGCGCCCCTTTCAGGCCGTGGCTGCTTACCGTGGTCGCGAACGAGGCCAGGAATCGGCGCAGGGCGGCAGGGCGGAGGTTCGGCCTCACGCTCCGGGCGGCGGAGTACGGAACCCAGAGCGTACCTCCCTCCCCGGAGACGACCGTCGTGGCCGAAGAGCGGCGGGCCGAGTTGCTCGGGGCCATAGAGGGGCTTCGTGAGGAGGACCGGGAGGTGATCTCGCTCAGGTATTTCCTTGAACTCTCCGAGGCGGAGGCCGCGTCCGTTGTGGGATGCGCGCGGGGCACCATAAAGTCGCGGCTCTCAAGGGCCGTCGGCAGGCTGAGGGAGAAGATGATGGAGGCGCAAGATGCCACCGGATAG
- a CDS encoding YidC/Oxa1 family membrane protein insertase, with translation MLQFLRDLFDPLFNVMGFTLSTFHGWGAPWWLSIVMLTVVVRTILFPLTIRQVKSMRKMQELKPAMDELRKEHKDDPQKLQQEMMKLYSERGANPLGGCLPIVVQLPIFLVLFYTIKEFEGLESFRNGGLLWFQDLTVYDPLYILPVLYIATMMISQEIAMQNTAPEQKRIMRFLPLVFGIVLLRFPAGLFVYWVSSNVISIFQNLLIYRNAPKPNVENGGSETVEAESSEDDDYRAKEDPAPPPAESPNGGKKTRTKKRR, from the coding sequence ATGCTGCAATTCTTGAGGGACCTCTTCGATCCCCTCTTCAACGTCATGGGCTTCACGCTCTCCACCTTCCACGGCTGGGGGGCGCCGTGGTGGCTCTCCATAGTCATGCTCACCGTGGTGGTGCGCACCATTCTCTTCCCGCTGACGATCCGTCAGGTAAAGAGCATGCGCAAGATGCAGGAGCTCAAGCCGGCGATGGACGAGCTGCGCAAGGAACACAAGGATGACCCACAGAAGCTCCAGCAAGAGATGATGAAGCTCTACAGCGAGCGCGGGGCAAACCCGCTCGGCGGCTGCCTGCCCATCGTCGTGCAGTTGCCCATCTTCCTCGTCCTCTTCTACACAATAAAGGAGTTCGAGGGGCTGGAGAGCTTCAGAAACGGCGGCCTCCTGTGGTTCCAGGACCTGACAGTCTACGACCCCCTCTACATCCTGCCCGTCCTGTACATCGCGACCATGATGATCTCCCAGGAGATAGCCATGCAGAACACGGCGCCGGAGCAGAAGAGGATCATGCGCTTTTTGCCCCTCGTCTTCGGTATCGTGCTACTCCGATTTCCAGCCGGCCTCTTCGTCTACTGGGTGAGCTCGAACGTGATCAGCATCTTCCAGAACCTCCTCATCTACCGCAACGCCCCGAAGCCGAACGTCGAAAATGGAGGGTCGGAGACGGTCGAGGCGGAGAGTTCCGAGGACGACGACTACCGCGCCAAGGAAGACCCGGCACCCCCGCCCGCGGAGAGCCCGAACGGCGGCAAGAAGACGAGGACGAAAAAGAGGCGGTAG